In Nocardioides bizhenqiangii, the DNA window GCCTGATCGGAGCCGGTGCTGCCGCGCTCGCCGCGGGCGCCCTGGGCGTCGGTCCGCCTACCGTCGCCCACGCCGCCGACCCGTCGTACACCTCGGCGGCGAGCCTCTACCGGCGGTCGCGGTTCGCAGTGCTCCGCGGCAGGGGTTTCGCCATCTCGGCGGGCGGGGCGCGGTTCCGCGTCCGACTCACCGGGGTCGCCGACCTTCCGGAGGAGGCGGCGGGCTCCGAGACCAGCTTCCGGCTGACCTTCACGTCGCGTTCGCCCGGTCCGGAGCAGGGCACCTACGCGCTGCGCCGCGACGGCTTCGCGAAGACCTCCGTGTTCCTCGTGCCCGATGCCGGCCGGCGGACCTACACGGCGGTCGTCCACTCAGCCTGAGACGGCCGCCGCCTCGATCCGCACCGGCACGCCGTTGAGGTGTGCCATCCCGGACGCGCGCTCGAGGTCCGCCGCCTCGGCCGGGAGCACCTCGTTGACGTTGGCGCCGCCCGCGGCGTTGGCGATCTGCCAGCCGCCGTCGAGATGACCCCAGCCGTGCGGGACCGCGATGCAGCCCTGCACCACCTCGTCGGTCACCCGGGCCGGGACCTCGATCGAACCCTTGGCCGTTCTCACCCGCACCAGCTCGCCGTCGGACAGGCCGATGTCGGCGGCGTCCTTCGGATGGACCATCGCCCATTGCCGGCGCTCGGGGTCACGATGCTTGGGGGTGTTGTGCATCC includes these proteins:
- a CDS encoding DUF6916 family protein; its protein translation is MTDVSRRSLIGAGAAALAAGALGVGPPTVAHAADPSYTSAASLYRRSRFAVLRGRGFAISAGGARFRVRLTGVADLPEEAAGSETSFRLTFTSRSPGPEQGTYALRRDGFAKTSVFLVPDAGRRTYTAVVHSA